A portion of the Paenibacillus sp. PvR098 genome contains these proteins:
- a CDS encoding YezD family protein — translation MDKPLDKDDLWTHRIIQSINGLEYGMVQIIIHDGKIVQIERTERKRFESETFVPRHRNPSEGKGNR, via the coding sequence ATGGATAAGCCGTTGGATAAAGATGATCTTTGGACACATCGTATCATTCAAAGCATTAATGGGCTGGAGTATGGAATGGTTCAAATCATCATCCATGATGGAAAAATTGTCCAAATCGAAAGAACGGAGCGCAAACGTTTTGAATCGGAAACCTTTGTTCCCAGGCACCGTAATCCTTCAGAAGGCAAAGGAAACAGATGA
- a CDS encoding chromate resistance protein ChrB domain-containing protein codes for MKWVTWENVGVERMACAWLIRKWIDSDVEFMFIPVGQKPLPEGFEPFDIPGVRLTHRRGHCTFHTMLREYQIKDPILERIARIGQNQLLVGSFIRRRTRAE; via the coding sequence ATGAAGTGGGTTACTTGGGAAAATGTCGGAGTAGAGAGAATGGCTTGTGCTTGGTTGATTAGAAAATGGATTGATTCTGATGTGGAATTTATGTTTATTCCTGTTGGTCAGAAGCCATTGCCAGAAGGATTTGAACCCTTTGATATCCCTGGTGTTCGACTAACACATCGAAGGGGTCATTGCACATTTCATACCATGTTGCGAGAATATCAAATCAAAGACCCGATTTTGGAACGAATCGCTCGAATTGGACAAAATCAATTACTTGTGGGCTCATTCATACGACGAAGAACGAGAGCAGAATAA
- a CDS encoding Chromate resistance protein ChrB, which translates to MQNWLHLLYKIPRNPSKTRVYVWRKLKRLGAVLLHESVWCLPSTPKTREQLQWLVIKIQELGGEASLWESRPVLEGQDEFIIKEFLEQVDKDYAEILEELKKEEFDLAALSKKYQFVKTQDYFQSDLGERVLDALQASRGGKK; encoded by the coding sequence GTGCAGAATTGGTTGCATTTATTATATAAAATCCCACGTAACCCAAGTAAAACTCGTGTTTATGTATGGCGTAAACTAAAAAGACTTGGTGCCGTTCTCCTTCATGAATCGGTTTGGTGTCTTCCATCCACACCAAAGACACGAGAACAGTTACAGTGGCTGGTAATAAAAATTCAGGAGCTTGGCGGAGAGGCTTCGCTTTGGGAATCTCGTCCTGTCTTAGAAGGGCAAGACGAGTTTATTATTAAGGAGTTTCTGGAACAGGTAGACAAAGATTATGCCGAAATACTTGAAGAATTGAAGAAGGAAGAATTTGATCTCGCCGCATTATCAAAGAAATATCAATTTGTTAAAACACAAGATTACTTCCAATCTGATTTAGGTGAACGAGTTCTTGATGCACTACAAGCAAGCAGAGGAGGAAAAAAATGA
- a CDS encoding chromate transporter, with the protein MPREEYGWLNAQQFLDAVAVAMITPGPVVITTGFIGYLVAGFNGATVASLATFLPCYLFTIIPAPFFKKYGRLPGINAFVNGVTAAATGAISGAVIVLGQRSIIDIPTALFALITLGLLWKSKKVSEPIIILVAAMVGLIVYPMVH; encoded by the coding sequence ATACCGAGGGAGGAATACGGTTGGTTAAATGCTCAACAATTCCTTGATGCGGTTGCGGTAGCCATGATTACACCAGGTCCAGTCGTTATTACAACGGGATTTATTGGTTACTTGGTAGCTGGATTCAATGGAGCTACTGTTGCTTCATTAGCCACATTTTTACCTTGTTATTTGTTTACCATTATCCCTGCACCTTTCTTTAAGAAGTATGGAAGACTACCTGGAATTAATGCCTTTGTTAATGGTGTAACGGCGGCTGCGACAGGAGCCATTAGTGGAGCTGTTATTGTGTTGGGGCAAAGGTCTATTATTGATATTCCTACGGCTTTATTTGCCCTTATTACGTTAGGATTACTATGGAAAAGTAAAAAAGTTTCAGAACCCATTATTATCCTTGTAGCGGCTATGGTTGGGTTAATTGTCTATCCTATGGTGCATTAA